A stretch of the Aegilops tauschii subsp. strangulata cultivar AL8/78 chromosome 4, Aet v6.0, whole genome shotgun sequence genome encodes the following:
- the LOC109773234 gene encoding probable protein kinase At2g41970, with the protein MWCCAGEKEEYHGPPAGNLATPPPRPPAQARGPNAPRNGVGPAKVLPIDVPAVTLAELNRLTGNFGARSLVGEGSYGRVYRAKLVTGETVAVKMFDNSGSGQSEAEFCAQLSVVSRLKCDHFTQMLGYCLELNNRIVLYEFATNGSLYDILHGKKGVQGAEPGPALTWAQRARVALGAARGLEYLHEKVQPSVIHRDVRSSNVLVFHGHEGKIADFNLTNQSADTAARLHSTKVLGTFGYHAPEYAMTGQLTHKSDVYSFGVVLLELLTGRKPVDHTMPKGQQSLVTWATPRLSEDKVKQCIDPKLNNDYPPKAVAKLAAVAALCVQYEADFRPNMTIVVKALQPLVGARPGGGDH; encoded by the exons CGCAAGCGCGAGGCCCTAACGCGCCGAGAAACGGCGTGGGGCCAGCCAAGGTGCTGCCCATCGACGTCCCCGCGGTCACGCTGGCGGAGCTCAACCGCCTCACGGGCAACTTCGGCGCCCGGTCGCTGGTCGGGGAGGGGTCCTACGGCCGTGTGTACCGCGCCAAGCTGGTCACGGGGGAGACCGTGGCCGTCAAGATGTTCGACAACAGCGGCTCCGGGCAGTCGGAGGCGGAGTTTTGCGCGCAACTGTCGGTGGTGTCGAGGCTCAAGTGCGACCACTTCACGCAGATGCTGGGCTACTGCCTGGAGCTCAACAACCGGATCGTGCTCTACGAGTTCGCCACCAACGGCTCGCTCTACGACATCCTGCATGGCAAGAAGGGCGTGCAAGGGGCCGAGCCTGGCCCCGCGCTCACGTGGGCCCAGCGCGCCAGGGTGGCCCTGGGCGCCGCCAGGGGCCTCGAGTACCTGCACGAGAAGGTGCAGCCGTCCGTGATCCACCGCGACGTCCGCTCCAGCAACGTGCTCGTCTTCCACGGCCACGAGGGCAAGATCGCCGACTTCAACCTCACCAACCAGTCCGCCGACACCGCCGCGCGCCTCCACTCCACCAAGGTGCTCGGCACCTTCGGCTACCACGCGCCCGAGTACGCCATGACGGGCCAGCTCACGCACAAGAGCGACGTCTACAGCTTCGGGGTCGTCCTCCTCGAGCTCCTCACCGGCAGGAAGCCCGTCGACCACACCATGCCCAAGGGCCAGCAAAGCCTCGTCACCTGG GCCACGCCAAGACTGAGCGAGGACAAGGTCAAGCAGTGCATCGATCCCAAGCTCAACAACGACTACCCGCCAAAAGCAGTGGCCAAG CTCGCGGCGGTGGCGGCCTTGTGCGTGCAGTACGAAGCAGACTTCAGGCCCAACATGACCATTGTCGTCAAGGCTCTCCAGCCACTTGTCGGTGCCCGTCCGGGAGGAGGAGATCACTAG